The stretch of DNA CCGGCAAGATACGTAGTAAGCCTTAGGGATACGATCCCCACTTATGAAATGGAAGGAATGCTCTGGGAACGGATGATGAAGCAAACGGCTCAGCATCACCTTCAATATGCCAATCCCTGTCTGCCCATGGCGATCTTTCACGATCAGGCCTATAAAGAGAGTGATGTCGATGTAGAGATCCAGATGTCGGTACAGGGGAAATATGAGGATAACGGCGATGTTGTTTTCAAGACGGCTGCTCCAATTGAATATGTGTCAACGACATTTAAGGGAAGCTATGAACAAATAGCAGAAGTTAATGAAGTCGTGGCGAATTGGGTGGCAGACAACGGCTATGAATTTAATGGGCCAATGTTCAACATATACCACATTGGCCCAGCGACGGAAGACAATCCAGATCACTGGTTAACGGAAGTTTGCTACCCGGTGAAAAAGGAAGAGTAGAGTGCCGGTTTACTTGCAGGGAGGAGCCTTTTGAGAAGACTCCTCCTTCTTTTTTCATGAATCCGTACATCTGTATTTAAATTCAGGGGCTGTCTGAATCGAGTAGCCGCTTCTTACCTGACCAGCCCAGTTCTTTAATGCGGATCTCCATGGTACGCTTCTAAAAAATTCATCTACCGATACGGAACCTGAGAACCAAACGATTGGAGTGAAGGGAGCAAGCGGGCCTGCGCCTCCCCAAATCCCTCCTGCCTGAACGCCGTCTTCAATCACGAGAAGCAAAGGAAGGCCGTACTGGAACCCCATGGAAGGTTCAATCTGCATAAAAGGTGAATAAGGCTCCCCTTGAGGCGTAGCTCTTACGGGTTTTAGTAAAGCGGCGGCGAGTCCGTAGCTTGAATGAATCATGGTCCGGATATTTTCTAAGGTTGTATTCGGGTATTCTTCCGTATTCGGCAATGTTCGCGGGAATAAGAGCTCTCTCTTTATTTCTCTGAACATGCGAATCACAAATTGCTGCCGCATAGATAGCGGCGGCCGAGACGGTCCGAGTGTAAATAGATTTTGGTGGCTAAAGAATACGGGAATTCTGAAAAATTCGGAAGCGGCCTCATTTAAATCCCGTAAGCCTTGCCAATCTTCAGCGAATCGTTCCTCTTCTTTTTTGATATCCTCTGCATGGTGTTCAGCTTGCTGGTCCGCGCCTTCATCTGTTTCTCGTTTGTCTTTTTTCTTTTCGTCCATCTTTTGTCACCCCCATACTCAAACATATGCAGGGAAACAAAGGGGGGAGTGGACAAAAAGCCAGAAAAAGATGGGCGGTGAGCTTTCAGAAAACGGTCCTTTATGGGATCATTTACTGATCTTTGCCGCTCTTAAAAAGCAGTGCGTTCTTTACCGATCCGGGGATTTATCTCATGCAGCGAAGCGATAAATTGCTGCGCATCCTTTGGAGAAACAAGCGCCATATTCCGCTCGGAACCATAGATAATTTCAAGTCTATCCATGGATAACGCCCAAGCAGCTGACGGATTTCTAGTCGGGCTAATCTTCTTAATATCATTGATGGGAATCTTCTTTTTGTACAGGCCGCTTTGAATGATTAACTCGTTGCCTTGAAGTGTATAACCCGTGGAAAACCATCCCCAAACGAGCATAGCAGCTAACGGCACAGTGAAAAACAGTACTCCGTAATCCGCCTTGGCGAGAAGCGGAGCAAAGCAAGCGGCTACACAGCCCCAATGAACCGGATAGAGCCATCGATCTTTTTTAGATGGGAAATACAAAAGATCATCTCCTTGTCAAAATAGATAGAAAACTTCTTGTGATAAAGATACCATAGCCCTTACAGTAAAGGTAGAGGAGGACGAGAAGAGATGGAGACATGGAAAGAGCGCGATTTGCGAAAGATGCTTTCGACGGGGGGAGCGTCTATCCAATGGCTATTCTTTATGTTTGCAAATACGGTTGTCGTGCCGGTTTCGGTTGGAGCGGCCTTTGAACTGTCTGGTGCGGAAATCGCCATGACGCTAAGAAGCTCTCTCATTTTAACGGGGATTGCCTGTGTGCTGCAAGGAATATGGGGGCACCGATATCCGCTGATGGAAGGGCATTCGGGACTAATGTGGGGACTTCTGTTACATATCAGCACCTCGGCTTCTGCGCTTGGGATGAGCTATCAGGAGATTGGCGGCGGAATTGCTTCGGGAATGTTAGCTGCCGCCGTTTTTACGGCGGCAGCAGGATGGGCGGGGTGGGCTTCGCACATTAGAAAAATCTTTACGCCGATGGTGATGAGTGTTTATTTATTTTTACTATCAGTTCAGCTGGTGTTTATTTTCTTTTCAGGGATGATGAAATTGACGAGCAGCGGTCAGTTGGATATAGCAGTGAGCTTATATTCTGTGGCGATTGTGCTGTTTGTCAGTGCGCTGAAGATCAAGGGGAGAGGCATCATTAGCCATTTTTCCATTTTAATCGGCATTGTAGTTGGCTGGGGGCTGTATATGGTTCTGTTTTCTTCGGAAGCAGCGACGTCAGGCGGCAGAGCCGATTTTCACTGGTTCCCTTTAGGAGCGCCGAATTTGGAATGGGGAATTGTGTTGACAACCTTTGTAGCGGGGGTCATTAATATGAGCAATACGATCGCTTCTGTTCAGGCGGCGGGTCTTTTGCTGAAAGAGCCGCCTTCTAACGATCAGATGAATCGTTCATTTGCGCTGACTGGCCTGTTCACGGGCGGAGCGGCTTTTCTCGGGCTCGTTCCGTATGCTCCGTTTACTTCATCAATCGGCTTTCTGGAAAGTACGCGGATGGTCGAGCGGCTGCCGTTTATAATTGGAGGCGTGTTATTTAGCCTGCTCGGAATTATCCCTGCAGCAGGAGAGCTATTTGCCACACTTCCAATTACGGTGGGAAGTGCAGTGCTATTTGTGGCTTACTTGCAATTGTTTGGGAGTGCATTGAAATCGCTGGACGGAACGGACTTTCATTCCAACACCATTTTTCGGATTGCCGCTCCTGTTCTCACCGGGATTAGCATTATGATGATGGACCCTGAGATATTTAGTTCCTTGCCGATATACATTCAGCCCCTCTTCACAAACGGATTGATCATAGGCGTATTATTGTCTGCCGTGCTTGAACGGTTTGTTCGTTGGGAAGAACAGTAGTTCAGCTATTCACAAGGGATTATGTATCAATTGAGAAACATGGCCCTCAGTTTAACTATTTATCCGCATTATATAGAGTGAGCCTCCAAAACAGGAGGCTTCCTGCTGCAACGCCTTAGTAACCGGCATCAGGCATGTAGGGCCGTGATCTCCTGCTTAGCCTTCCTTCTCCATGAGGGAGTCGGTGGCACTTACAGGAGGGAAAAAATGATCAGCCATCAGCATATTCTTTGCCTGATGGCTGATCTGTTTCCTTTGAGACTAGGAGATCTTCTAAAGCCGACTGAAGTTTGGGGTGCTGAAAGTCAAATTGATGATCGAGCAGCTTATCAGGAAAAACTCGCTGCCCTTCCAACACTAAAGAGCTCATTTCCCCGAGTAATGCTTGCAGAGCCAGCTTTGGCACAGATAGCCAATGCGGGCGATGCAGGACTTTAGAGAGCGTTCTTCCAAAGCTATTCATCCGTTCAGGAACGGGAGCGGTCAGGTTGACGGGACCGCTTATGTCAGTGTGTTCAATAGCAAATACAATCGCTCGAGCCGCATCTTTTATATGAATCCAGGACATCCATTGTTGCCCTGAGCCGATTTTTCCGCCTGCAAACCATTTATAAGGCAATACCATGCGCGGCAAAGCTCCGCCGCTCTTTTCGAGAATAATGCCAAAGCGGGTGAGAACGGTGCGGATGCCTAACGATTCAGCTTGCAGCGCTGCTTCTTCCCATAATTGGACGGTGGATGCAAGAAAGTTGCGGCCAGCTGCTTGAGAGGCTTCAGTAAAGGTGTCTGACAAAGAAGGAGGATAATAGCCGATAGCGCTCGCATTTATAAATACTTCCGGCCGCACGGAAATATTCCGCATGATCCGCAGCATTTCCTTGGTGGATGACAGGCGGCTGCTGATAATCCGGCGCTTGCGCTCAGCACTCCAGCGCCCGCTGTTAAGCGGCTCACCAGCAAGATTAATAAAGATGCGGGCTTCTTGGAGTTCCGCTTCTGGCCGAGCGTTGTCAGAAAGCCACTTCACATACTGCAGCTGATCGCTGCTTTGTTTATGTTCGGGCTGCCGGGTTAGTATATAAACTTGATAGCCTCTCGCCAGCAACTCTTCCGTCAAAGCCCTTCCGATCAATCCGGTTCCCCCGGCAATCACTGCTTTCATTTGTCTCCTCCGTTCTTCGTTTCTTTATATTTTACTGCATTCTTATAAATAACATATGAAATATGTTAAAGTGATCCGTAAGAGGTGAAGAAGATGGCCATTATTACAAAGATATCCGCCCAGGAAAAGCGGGCGGATCGCTATAATGTCTTTCTGAATGAAAAATACGCTTTTAGCGTTGATGAAGCGGTGCTGATTCGATTCGGCCTAAAGAAAGGAAAGGAGCTCAGCGAAGGAGAAATCGCAGAGATTACCGAAAAGGATCAGATCCGCAAAGGCATCAATATAGCCGTTCAGTTTCTGTCGATTCGCATGAGATCGGAGCAAGAAGTACGGAAGCATCTGGAGAAGAAGGAAGTGAATCCAGCCCATATCGGGGAAATTATTCGCTACTTATATCAGCTCCATTACTTGGATGATTTGCAGTTTGCCAAGGCGTATGTGAGGACGCAGCTTCGGACGACAGATAAAGGGCCGAATGTGATCGAGCGTGAATTGAAGGAGAAAGGGATCGCGCCGGCTTTCATTGAAGAGGTGCTGAATTTCTTTAGTTTCGACCAGCAGCTTGAAAAAGCCGCCGCTCTAGCGGAAAAATACAGAAAGAAAAACACGAAGGAATCCGCCATCAGACAAAAGCAAAAGATTGAGCAGGCATTGATGAGAAAGGGGTATAGCTGGAACGTGATTCAAGAAGCCCTATTACAAACAGAGTCTGCCGATAAAGAGGAGCAGTGGCAGGCTCTGTTGTACCAGGCGGAAAAAGCCCATCGCCGATACAATAAATACACCGGCGGCGAATACCGGCAGAAGATGAAGCAATCGCTGTATCGCAAAGGCTTTGATATCAGCGACATCGAGAAGGTGATCGAGCATCTGCAAGGGGAAAATTAATGGGATTCAATAATGATTTCATTCTTATCCTTTGCTTGGGAAGCAATGATGCTTGCCACTTCTTCCGGCGTTTTTAATTTAGATGTATCTTTTACATGATCGGACAGCTCCCAAAATGGGGTATTCATTCCTCCCATGTAGACAGCAACGAAGCGGATTCGGCTTGGTTCGAACTCTTTCTGCAGGCTTTCCGTAAATCCGCGCAGGGCAAATTTGCTTGCGCAATAAATGGCTTCATTTTTCTTTCCGCGCAAGCCCGCTGTTGAAATAATATTGATGACGCTTCCGCCAGAGGTCATAAGCGGAAGAAAAATCTTCGTCATAATAATCGGCGCGTACACATTGGTTTCAAACGTGGTCTGCAAATCATCTATATCTATTTCCGCAAAAGGTCCGAAAATACCGATCCCCGCGTTGTTAATAAGGAGATCGATGCTTTGCTGTTTAGACAGAAAACGATTGGCTAAACGCTCGATCTCGGCTGGATTCCGCAAATCAAGCGAGTGGATCGTAGCTTGTCCGCCGGCAGTGATGATCTCACGCTGAACAGAAGCGAGCTTATCAGCTTGGCGGCTGATTAAATGGGTATGATATCCTTTTTGACCATATATTATCGCTAGCTCTTTTCCAAGACCTGAGCCACCGCCAGTAATTACACAGTTTCTCAACCCTCTCATCCTTTCAGACTTTCTTAAATGCTCTTCTTTTACTATACTTAAGGGAAAAAGGGTGTGCAACTGGTGGAAATAGAGAAACGCTATAGTGAGATGACAGAGTATGAATTGCGGCAGGAAATTGCCCGGCTTAAAGAAAGAGCGAAAAAGGCGGAACAGATGGGGATAGTCAATGAGTTTGCCGTGCTTGAGCGAAAAGCTTTAATGGCGGAAGCTTATCTCATGAATCCGGCCGACTTTGAGCCCGGAAAGATATACGAAATGCAGGGGGCGCCGGGCACGTTTTTTAAAATCAGTTATTTAAATGGTGTGTTTGCTTGGGGCTACCGCTTAAATGGCGATGGTAAAGAGGAAGGCTTGCCGATTTCTATGCTGAAACTTCAAAAAGAGATAGAAGAGTGAGGGATCATTATGGAAGAAATCTTTGAGCGGCTAACGAAGCTGCTGCTGGATCGAAACACAAGCTTAACTTATGCCCGCGCCCGCGCCTGGGTAGAGCATCTTTGGGAAGACTTTGAGGCAACCTATGCGAAAGCGGGCTATAAATACAAAGGAAAAGAAATGACTGAAAAGGTTGTACGCCAATGGATTGACAATTATGGGAGCCGGCTGCATGAGTTTGCCAGCCGAAATGAAAAGTACCGCCATTTATTGGCGGATAACAGGGATATAAAGCATTAACAAACTCCGCTATCCGGAGTTTTTGCTTTTCTTGTGCCGGAAATCAGTCTCTGAATAGAAAGGGCGCCAGCGGAGAAATAAAGCCATCCAAAAGGCCGCTGCGGAACCTTTGGATGGCATGTTTAATGGGATTCAGGAATAAATTCCAACTTCTTTCTCAGCTTTTCTTCGCTGAAGATCCAGCCGGTATAAGAGCCTATAATATGATAGTCAAGATCCAGCTGAACGACGGCCACAAATGGGTAGTAGCCGTTGTTGCGATAGCGCAGATCAATGAATTTCACTTCGTAGCAATCATCATATTCAGCTACTTCCCAGCGATAGACAGGGGAGAAATGAAGAAAAGCGGAAAGGTTATCATCTTTCTTCGCTTCTTCAAAGAGCCGAGTGTTTGGAATGGGTACGCGCTTGTATTTATCCAGAATCGTGACAGAGCGCCGGTATCCTCTGGCTACATAGAAGTGTTCCGGTGTTTTTACCGCAATTCTCCATTGATTGAAACGGATGGTCGGTGCTATGATAATTTCTTCCGCATCGGGAATGAGGCGGCGGACGGCATTTCGAACAGCTCCCTGCATTTGAAAGCGCAATATATAGTATCCGATGAGAACGAAATAAATCGTGATAAATGTGTATCCTGGATGATATCCGAATATCCAGAGAACAAGGCCGACTACATGGGCGGAAAAGATAAAGGGATCAAAGGTATTGATCACACCGAGCGCTACCCATTTAGATGAAAAAGGCCGGAATGCTTGGGTTCCGTAAGCATTAAATATATCAACAAAGACGTGCAGAAATACGGCAAACTGGCTCCACAGCCACAGATGAAGAATGTTGCTTTCCGGCAAGAGAAGCGAGATGACGGCCGTAATCAGCACAGGCCATAAGAGAACCGCCGGAATGGAGTGGGTAGCTCCCCGGTGATTGCGAATATAGACAGCGTTATTTCTAAGCTTTAAGATGGTATCTATATCAGGAGCTTGTGAACCGATGACGACTGCTGCTAATACCGCATACTTTGTAGCGGAATCGCCAGCAACTGCAGGATCAAGCGTTGACAGACCTCCTAAAGCGAATCCCATAACGAAATGAGTTCCAGTATCCAAAAAGGCTACCTCCTTTAAGTAGGATGCGGATCTGAAAGGATAGTATTCATTTATTCCCTTTCTTACATATATTTTAACATTTTCATGGAGGTAAGTTGTGAAATTCACATCATTAAAAAACATCGGAAGCATCGATATCCCGAAATTCCAAGAAGATTTAATTGCCTGGTACCAACAAGAGAAGCGTGATTTGCCGTGGAGACGCAGCCCGGATCCTTATAAAGTATGGGTATCTGAAATCATGCTTCAGCAAACGAGAGTAGATACAGTCATTCCGTACTTCAACCGGTTTATGGAAAAATTCCCAACGATCGAAGCGCTTGCAGATGCCGAAGAAGAACAAGTGTTAAAGGCATGGGAAGGCCTCGGTTATTATTCACGGGCTCGCAATTTGCAGGCGGCTGTGCGAGAGGTGAAGGAGAATTATGGGGGAAGAGTGCCTGATACGAAGGATGAGATTTCCTCTTTAAAAGGAGTTGGACCGTACACGAGCGGGGCAATTTTGAGCATTGCGTACGGGGTGCCGGAGCCGGCGGTTGACGGCAACGTCATGCGGGTGATGGCACGCATTCTCTCTATTTGGGAAGATATTGCCAAGTCTTCCTCCCGAAAAATATTCGAAGAGGCCGTCCGGCAAATGATTGCCAAAGAGGACCCCTCTTCGTTCAATCAAGCGCTGATGGAACTCGGCGCCTTGATTTGCACTCCGGCATCTCCATCCTGCCTCCTTTGTCCTGTACGGGAGCATTGCCGTGCTTTTCATGAGGGCGTAGAACAAGAGCTCCCGGTCAAAACACGCAAAAAAAATAGCAAGCATGTACATCTTGGTGCGGCGGTGCTCATGACAGAAGACGGGAAGGTCCTTATTCAAAAACGGCCCGAGACCGGACTTTTAGCGAATTTATGGGAATTTCCAAACGTTGAATTAAGCGGAACAGGCAATCCAAAAGAGGAAGTGAATCGGTTTATTCAAAAGCATTATGGATTATCCGCTAAGCTTAAATCAGAATCGGCTACTAAGATTCAGCATGTCTTTTCCCATTTAACTTGGGACATTGATGTCTTTTGGGGAACGGTTCATGAGGCTTCTTTCACCAATGAAAAACGTCAATTTGTTCCGGTCTCGCAAGTAGAGACATTTGCTTTTTCAGTGTCCCATC from Bacillus xiapuensis encodes:
- a CDS encoding metal-dependent hydrolase, which gives rise to MDTGTHFVMGFALGGLSTLDPAVAGDSATKYAVLAAVVIGSQAPDIDTILKLRNNAVYIRNHRGATHSIPAVLLWPVLITAVISLLLPESNILHLWLWSQFAVFLHVFVDIFNAYGTQAFRPFSSKWVALGVINTFDPFIFSAHVVGLVLWIFGYHPGYTFITIYFVLIGYYILRFQMQGAVRNAVRRLIPDAEEIIIAPTIRFNQWRIAVKTPEHFYVARGYRRSVTILDKYKRVPIPNTRLFEEAKKDDNLSAFLHFSPVYRWEVAEYDDCYEVKFIDLRYRNNGYYPFVAVVQLDLDYHIIGSYTGWIFSEEKLRKKLEFIPESH
- a CDS encoding SDR family NAD(P)-dependent oxidoreductase → MRNCVITGGGSGLGKELAIIYGQKGYHTHLISRQADKLASVQREIITAGGQATIHSLDLRNPAEIERLANRFLSKQQSIDLLINNAGIGIFGPFAEIDIDDLQTTFETNVYAPIIMTKIFLPLMTSGGSVINIISTAGLRGKKNEAIYCASKFALRGFTESLQKEFEPSRIRFVAVYMGGMNTPFWELSDHVKDTSKLKTPEEVASIIASQAKDKNEIIIESH
- the recX gene encoding recombination regulator RecX — encoded protein: MAIITKISAQEKRADRYNVFLNEKYAFSVDEAVLIRFGLKKGKELSEGEIAEITEKDQIRKGINIAVQFLSIRMRSEQEVRKHLEKKEVNPAHIGEIIRYLYQLHYLDDLQFAKAYVRTQLRTTDKGPNVIERELKEKGIAPAFIEEVLNFFSFDQQLEKAAALAEKYRKKNTKESAIRQKQKIEQALMRKGYSWNVIQEALLQTESADKEEQWQALLYQAEKAHRRYNKYTGGEYRQKMKQSLYRKGFDISDIEKVIEHLQGEN
- a CDS encoding MerR family transcriptional regulator; this translates as MKIGDFSKLARISIRMLRHYDEIGLLVPRRTDPLTGYRYYSPEQLTLANRITALRDMGFSLAVMKEILTNYSDKQALKEYLELQEKQMREQHQQIKRRLLLIETTIKRLGEDEGIMNYNVVLKELPARYVVSLRDTIPTYEMEGMLWERMMKQTAQHHLQYANPCLPMAIFHDQAYKESDVDVEIQMSVQGKYEDNGDVVFKTAAPIEYVSTTFKGSYEQIAEVNEVVANWVADNGYEFNGPMFNIYHIGPATEDNPDHWLTEVCYPVKKEE
- a CDS encoding TIGR01777 family oxidoreductase, yielding MKAVIAGGTGLIGRALTEELLARGYQVYILTRQPEHKQSSDQLQYVKWLSDNARPEAELQEARIFINLAGEPLNSGRWSAERKRRIISSRLSSTKEMLRIMRNISVRPEVFINASAIGYYPPSLSDTFTEASQAAGRNFLASTVQLWEEAALQAESLGIRTVLTRFGIILEKSGGALPRMVLPYKWFAGGKIGSGQQWMSWIHIKDAARAIVFAIEHTDISGPVNLTAPVPERMNSFGRTLSKVLHRPHWLSVPKLALQALLGEMSSLVLEGQRVFPDKLLDHQFDFQHPKLQSALEDLLVSKETDQPSGKEYADG
- the mutY gene encoding A/G-specific adenine glycosylase, which translates into the protein MKFTSLKNIGSIDIPKFQEDLIAWYQQEKRDLPWRRSPDPYKVWVSEIMLQQTRVDTVIPYFNRFMEKFPTIEALADAEEEQVLKAWEGLGYYSRARNLQAAVREVKENYGGRVPDTKDEISSLKGVGPYTSGAILSIAYGVPEPAVDGNVMRVMARILSIWEDIAKSSSRKIFEEAVRQMIAKEDPSSFNQALMELGALICTPASPSCLLCPVREHCRAFHEGVEQELPVKTRKKNSKHVHLGAAVLMTEDGKVLIQKRPETGLLANLWEFPNVELSGTGNPKEEVNRFIQKHYGLSAKLKSESATKIQHVFSHLTWDIDVFWGTVHEASFTNEKRQFVPVSQVETFAFSVSHQKIWKTIRNQQDISSESPSE
- a CDS encoding PH domain-containing protein, with product MYFPSKKDRWLYPVHWGCVAACFAPLLAKADYGVLFFTVPLAAMLVWGWFSTGYTLQGNELIIQSGLYKKKIPINDIKKISPTRNPSAAWALSMDRLEIIYGSERNMALVSPKDAQQFIASLHEINPRIGKERTAF
- a CDS encoding YfhJ family protein yields the protein MEEIFERLTKLLLDRNTSLTYARARAWVEHLWEDFEATYAKAGYKYKGKEMTEKVVRQWIDNYGSRLHEFASRNEKYRHLLADNRDIKH
- a CDS encoding uracil/xanthine transporter yields the protein METWKERDLRKMLSTGGASIQWLFFMFANTVVVPVSVGAAFELSGAEIAMTLRSSLILTGIACVLQGIWGHRYPLMEGHSGLMWGLLLHISTSASALGMSYQEIGGGIASGMLAAAVFTAAAGWAGWASHIRKIFTPMVMSVYLFLLSVQLVFIFFSGMMKLTSSGQLDIAVSLYSVAIVLFVSALKIKGRGIISHFSILIGIVVGWGLYMVLFSSEAATSGGRADFHWFPLGAPNLEWGIVLTTFVAGVINMSNTIASVQAAGLLLKEPPSNDQMNRSFALTGLFTGGAAFLGLVPYAPFTSSIGFLESTRMVERLPFIIGGVLFSLLGIIPAAGELFATLPITVGSAVLFVAYLQLFGSALKSLDGTDFHSNTIFRIAAPVLTGISIMMMDPEIFSSLPIYIQPLFTNGLIIGVLLSAVLERFVRWEEQ
- a CDS encoding YfhH family protein, which codes for MEIEKRYSEMTEYELRQEIARLKERAKKAEQMGIVNEFAVLERKALMAEAYLMNPADFEPGKIYEMQGAPGTFFKISYLNGVFAWGYRLNGDGKEEGLPISMLKLQKEIEE